The region agttcaggatgtccaaaatgtttgaaagaaggacgtcccacgccttcgctatgcctccactgacacacacatacccccccccccccccccccccccccagggacctgcatactgctgcgatggacctgagtatgacatttcaggctggcaaaaaaggtttttaaagttgtttttttcagggtgggaggaggttagtgaccactgggggagtcagggcaagtcatccctgattccctccggtggtcatctggtcagttcgggcacctttttgagacttggtcgtaagaaaaaatggaccaagtaaagtcgcccaagtgatcctcagggacgcccttctttttcccattatcgctcaaggacgcccatctgttaggcacgccccaggaactttggtcgtccccgcgatgggaagcagttggggatacccaaaatcagctttcgattatgccaatttgggtgaccctgagagaaggacgcccatctcccgttttgtgtcgaaagatgggcgcccttctgtttcgaaaataagcctgtttggtTGTACCCCCAAAATGGCAGAGTATAGCAGAGTttgaaagaggtttggacaaactcctggaggaaaacttttattacaaacaaaattattagccaggtaaaTTTCAGATTGTTCATCCTTGGAAATGAATTGTAGGAAATAGGAGGGTtcaatgaaaagtaatgcctctacCACCATAATTCAACAATAGATGGCAGCATTGACACGCTATATGTGTTTACTTATTCTTTGACATCTCTTCCTTCAATTCAGTTGGGAAGAAGTCTGtgtgaagaggctgttttgctattgctaGTAAAATGGAAGAATACTGTGAATGAACACTGGTACAGTTTAAGTAACATGTTGTGATAGAATTTCTGACCGTTGAAGGACTCTCTTCAATTGAAATTCTCCACTGCATGCATGTTTATGGCAGAGTTTCCCAACACTCAGTATGCATACTCCAAGGGATATGTGAGACCTCCCCAGGGGGTACGCAGTATGCGGCtcccagagggaggggggaggaaatctGTATTGATGTCTTGATGCCTCCTTTCACTGTCGGgcttctctccctttttcttctgTAATGCATGAtggcctccctctccccaccctcccataCTTTTTCAAAGCTGTCTTAAAGTTTGCTGGCCGTGGGCAGTGATTCACAAAGCACTGCTTGTGCCAACATCGGAGCCTTCTGTCTAACGCAACTTCTTATTTTCGCATAGGCGGGAAGGTCAGACCGAAGGCTCAGACAGAACAGTGCATTGAGAATTGCTGCTGGCAACCTTTAAGACAGCTTTTAAAAAGGGGGCGGggtgaaggaagggagggatgtcATCACAAATCAGAGAGAGAGCAAAAGGGAGAGAAGCCGGATCAccggggtggggagagggaagagaaatgcAAGACTgatggtgggtggagggagggttaAGGAAAAAAGGTGATGTGGGGGAAGGGGTTGGGatggagggagaaggagaaaagctgggccaattgggggggggggggggctgcagggagggagaagaaaaaatGCCGGACTAATGATGTGTGAGGTgagaagaagagaaaaactggACCAATAGGTCCAGTTTTTTTCTTCTCAGgctggaggaagggaaggagatggagaaatgctagaccaagggggtggggttgggactggtgggagaagggaaaatgctggatcaATGGTGGGTGGGGTGAggtaggaggaggaaaaggagaaaagctGAACTGAGGTGATGTGGGGGTAGAAGGGAAAAAGCTGGACCAATGGTTGGTGGGTAGGTTGGAAAAGGAGGAAAGTTGTATCAGTGGTGAGTGGGTGGAGGAGAAAAGCTGGACCTATAGTTGGTTGGTGGGTGGggtaaagaagaagaaaaactgGTTcagtggtggggaggaggggaaggagcaAAGCTGGACCGTTGGTTGGTGGGTGGGAGTAAAGTAGTAAAAGCTGGACCAGTGGTGAGTAGGGGGAaagaaggagaaaagctggaccagTGATTGGGTTGATGAGTGGATATGTAGGAAGGAGAAGGAGAGCAGCTGGGCCAATGAGTAGGGTGGGATGGGACGGGGAAATATTGAACTACTGGTGGGGGGAGACATTCTAGACAGGGAGGAGAGGGTATTATGGGgataaggggggagggaagagacagagtTTGAGATACGaagtgggaaagagtggggagatgctgactattgagggagaggagaaaatgcaagagagagggaggagatgctgactatgaagggaaggagaggagtgggagtggaggagtggcctagtggttagggtggtggactctggtcctggggaactggggaaccgagttcgattcccacttcaggcacaggcagctccttgagactctgagcaagtcacttaaccctccattgccccatgtaagccgcattgagcctgccatgagtgggaaagcgcggggtccaaatgtaacaaaaaaaaaaagaagaaagggctAGCGAGGGGGATGCTGACTGGGGgtaaggagagagaaaaagggagaagTTACATTGTTGGCCAGTAAAGATAGATGCTGCACTGTTGGGGTAGGGAATGAAGAGGGGACAGGGAGGCTACAAAtgttggaggaggaagagagggaagacATTTGGCTACAAGAGTTGGGGTGGAAAGAGAGAAGATGGGTTCTAAGGGTGAGGGTGATGAGAAGGAGAGAGGTAGTGAAAATGTTGGGCTACAAGAGTATGGGtgtgaagaggagagagaaagaagatgctgagctacaaaggtggagggaggggaaataATGAACATGATGGAATCATATGGGAGAGGCCATGAGGGGTtatcaaggagatgagtgagagaaggggggTGAGTATAGAGTGTAAAAATgtggaaatgggggaggggacagaaggAAATAAGAGAATGGAGAAGGAGTGAGATCAGAAATGGTAGAGCTGAGGACTGAGAAGGAGATgggaaagttgataggtatgtgaaaagtaaaaagaagaaatggagggggagaaagaaggTGAAAAATGGACAGATaggcagaaaagaaagggagaatATGACAGAGACAGTAGATAGTAGATGAGGTTTGTCATGCTTAATAAAGAGCAGTGATGCCCCCAGGCCACTGCCCTGCCATACCCTGTATCACGTGGTTACTGTAAGTGTACTCCTGGGAGGCTCTGGGCCCATTGATACTTacccggagtggaggagtagcctagtggttagtgcagtggactttgatcctgcggaactgagttcaattcccactgcagctccttgtgactctgggtaagtcacttaaccctccattgcccctgtacaaaataagtacctgaatatatgtaaactgctttgaatgtagttgcaaaaacctcagaaaggcagtatatcaagtcccatttccctttcccttaccctCTCCACAGATCTGCACAGGTACACATTTCTGGAGGGAGACTTTTGGGCCAGTCCATAGTAACAAAGTGGGTGGCAGCCGATAAAGaccagtacggtccatccagtctgcccaacaagataaactcattacatatggtatgatgtgatatttcatatatatacctgatcttgatttgtccttgccactttcagggaacagactatagaagtctgcccagcactgaccttgttctaaatttctgaacttgttgaagcccctgaaaagctccactgcggtccatccaaatctattcagccatgatcagggtgcagaccatagaagtcttgcccagcactggctttgcttcccttGTTGTTTAGTGGTGATTCCATGCTCACATTGGCGGAGACTGGAATTTTGTTAAGTATTTGGATTTATAAAATTTCCCCAtcatgtaaataaatataaaggaatttaaaaaaaacccaaccaaacaaaaaaagattGACTTCCCCTGGATAAATATTTCATAAAAGAAAGAGATATagtcagcttttaaaaatatacaattaaAGCATTGCTATAAGTGGGTTGTGTTGTAAGAATAAATAGGGGGTTTCAATTATGTCTGTCAAGTGACTTTGAAGGAATGTATTTTGCTAAAGACACTTATTTAAGACAAAGCTCTGATTTTTATGTACAAGATCACTTTATTTTAGCATGTAGTTAAATTAATGTATAATTTGTGATTGTATACTGTGTACATTTTGATAATTGATAACGGTGCTAATCCAGTATTAATATTTTGTCCCTCTTCCCAACCCACTTTCTCACTTGCCTACAGATTATGGAGAGAATTATGGATCTACCGACACTATTGCGACACGCTTTCAGGGAGATGTTTTCCGTTGGTGGTCTCTTCTGGATGTTTCGTATCAGAATTGTTCTCTGCCTTATAGGTGCTTTATTGTACTTAGCTTCACCGTTGGACTTTATTCCCGAGGCTCTTTTTGGAATCCTTGGGTTTCTGGATGATTTCTTTGTTATATTTCTGTTGCTTATATACATTTCTATCATGTACAGAGAAGTAGTAACACAGAGGCTGACCAGGTGAAAAATTAATGGGGGCGCATGGCTTTGGGTGCTTCATGGCATGGAAAAAAAAGTTATGACATAGCACTGAATCACAAAATACCTACCTttatttatggacttttttttttttaagtcttaagTCATTTCTTTACAAACATTTATACTTATTTGATGAGTTGATAATGCTTAACTGGAATTGTCACATTcttacataatttaaaaatctaAAATTATTGCTTTTGGATTTAGAATGTCATAAACAGACTAGCTGTTGCTATGTgcattttgccttttttttcttttaacttgcTTTTGACCTAAAACCTCTATGCTGCATACAGCAGTTGCTTGGTTCTACCAATGGCTTGCTGCTTTCTGGTAGACCAAGTCAGAATGGCACATAGCTCCATAATGCTAGAAATGTGAAAAGCCTACCCATATCATTTTCTTATACCATAGAAAGACAAAGCTTCTAATAGGACAGCTGCACCTGGTATAGAAAGAAGAATGGTTTCTGgctgagaaaaaaaacacacaagaaTTTCTGGGTTTGTATCTGTCCGAATCTGAATCTGACTATTGGACTCTAGTAATGAATAAATCATTTTACTCCTTTGTCTTACTTTATACATAGGTAATGATAACTATAAAACTATTCCTTCTTTCCTCTGAGAGATAATGTGCTATGTTTAAAACCATAATTCAGAGCCATACCCCTGATTATAAAGTTCTTTAAGTGGTAAATATGATAGGATCCTTTGTGAATGAAAGTCCGTATAGGAAACCAAATTATTATAGATGAATGTTTTTCCATCCCTATCACTAAAGTAATCCTTGGGCTAATGTGTCAGCAGTTGATGGCTGTTGATTTCAGGGTATATTGAAGGGTTTGGGGTATGGCTTCCCTCCTGCAGCTCTGAGAATGCTCTAACCAATACCCTAGCAAAGATGCAATACCAAAACTACTCCCAAAATTGGTTTGCTGCTTGGAGACATAATGTGCAATCACAGATCCTTTTATTTGTCTCCATACATTGTGTATTGCTCTTGTGTATCTAACACTAACAGTAATCAAGGGATAaagtttgtattttctttgagcgATTGCAGCAGAGTGGCATGTTTGACAAGAGAAGTATTATTTAACTTCAAGTTTACTTGTTCTTCCTAAGACACTATTGTGCATTGTTATTCAGATTGTTCATTTGTCCACTGCAAAGGGTTTTTGGTATATGGaatgatttaaaaacaaaagggaaactgGTTTCAGGAGTTATATAAATTAAATATACAGCGTTTTTTAAAACTCCAGTTCACCCTTATATCTTACAAAACAATTTTGCTATGTCTGATGGAAGAAGTGGTGAATGGgccagcttaaaaaaaaacaaaaaacagttttGCTTGcatgcagaaaataaaattaacccATTTGTAGATCAAACCCAAAGATTCTTTTCTTTGACTTTGTTGGTTTGAAAGTAGTGGCAATTGGGCTATATCTCTCAAAATATTAGAAGAAAAATTTCTGTGCCACATGACTAAGTGATTTTCCCAGTTGTGTGTCAGTGCAAAAATTGCTTTGTACGTTTGGCTCACGGTTAAGTGTTTCTATATTTGCATCAGAACGCCTTCAGcaggaataaaatatattaattttaatCATGTATTAGGAAGTTCCTTTAGTGCAAGGAGTGAGCTAATTGCTATCCCATTTTCAGGGGTGATGCGTTCGTTTAGAAAATGCTTCCAAAACTGATGATTCTGCAGAAATAGCTATAATCATATTCTGATGAGAATCATCTTTTAGTCAACAGCATTATTCTAATTGTTATCACGTTCACATCTTACTCCAGGTTTTCAAAAAAGTGAATTTAGTTTACTGAATATTTTACAATAATTCTGGGATTACATCCTCCTGATTTTGATATTTCTCTTTGTATTCTGTTGATCCCAAAGATAGAAACCGACTCAGTATGGCTAGAACTGTTCTATTAGCtcgaaaaaaaattatttcacacGGGGCACTGTTCTGTATATCTCTGCTTTATTTCTGTAGAAAAAAACATCTGTCCTAACAAAGGAAGAGAAGTGTAGAACAGATTATGGTTTTGGTACAcaaggaggtgtattttcaaagcacttacacttccaaagttgcatagtaacctatggaactttgtaagtctaagtgctttgaaaatgaaccccaaggACTTTACTAGAGGAAATGAAAGCATTATTGGGGCCATTTCTTGTTTGTAcaatacagtctcgattatccgaccttTGCTAATCGTACATACTCCCCGGTGACGTTGTCATGTTGCCGTTAAGAAGTGCGcgggttctcttcctgttttccaggTTCACATGCTGCTGGTTATTGTTAATACAGATACCCTAAGCCTgtgttctttatgcataaagtatgttttctatgCATTTTTTTAAGGGGCTACTGTTGTTTTCccatattatccgacttttcacagACAACATCTTGGTCCTATTTATGTCAGAAAATCAAGTCTGTACTGTATACCTGATATACATTCATATATATCAACTATAATAGTGAAACCTTAAATTGACTGCAGTGGAATGAACTGTAcgatccatccattctgcccattaCATATAGTACGACGTGatgcttcatatgtatacctgatcttgatttgtccttgccactttcagggaacagactgtagaagtaCTTTACCAAAAATGACTTAAATGAGCTTCACATTCTTTAATGGTTTCTTTATAAATGTTTTAGGCAAAATCCAACTGTGTGGTAATAGCACAGGGCTAAGGCAAATTTTGTCAGTTTTGtctttttggccttttttttccataaacttctaggatttttaaaaattacataatAGCCAAATAGATTCCAAACTGGCCTGAACATCTATAATTATAATATGGCCAAATAAATATAGAGCCACCAGAAGTGAGTTAGATTCAATGGCAGGCCCCACTAAATAGGATGAGGTTGCTAGCGCCATTCTTACACATctcaaggcaatggagggtaagtagcttgcccagggccacaagggaagcaaagccagtgctgggcaagacttctacggtctgtaccttgatcatggctgaatagatttggatgggcttcaGTAGagcttctgggcaagtcacttaaccaccattgcccctggtacaaaataagtacctgaatatatgtaaaccgcattgaatgtagttgcaaaaaaacctcaggccgtatatcaagtcccatttccctttcccttttcaggggcttcaacaaGTTCAGAAATTTAgttcaaagccagtgctgggcagacttctacagtctgttccTTGAAAGTGGCAAGCACAAGtcaagttcaggtatacatatgaagcatCACGCTGTACCatatgttctctgaggacaagcaggctgcttgttctcacgattgggtcgacGCCCGCAACAGCCCAGGAGACCGGGAAAATTTTTCCaagcaaaaattaaaaagtctTTGAAGAATGTTCCGTCGCGCAAGCAGAGCACACCGCACATGCGCGAATGGCTTCCTGCCTGCGGCACGAGCGTGACTCCCTCAGTTTCGTTTTTTCCTCGACTGAGGTGACACGCAGGAGATTTTTGACGAGACCACTTTCTCTTTCAatttcttttcaaaattattatttttatgtttacctttatttttcttagtttttagTCACTgagtttgttttctttgttttcgtCGTGGCCCGGCTCTATATTCCCTTTTTTCTTTGGCAAAATCGAGTCATTTAATTTTGCAGCCGCTGTTTTCCCGTCCATGTCattgaggacacccagcggcttcaagcattgtactctgtgcaaccagACCATTTCGTGTACCGACCCCCACTTgaggtgtctccagtgccttgagcccaatcatctaccagctgcttgtaagctgtgtccttTAATGAAAAAATGGACCCAAGTGTCTTGGGAGGCTCAACGGGAAAAACTTTTTGCGGatcggtccagtccttcgacattGGCATCGActtcggtaccgaggttggcgtcgacgagggaagcatcgacttcgagagcgcaggtaatggctgccgaacgaccACATCGCACTGgtagcagtgaggcatcgagtgggtctccacctgtctcaaggcctactgctatgcaggccccccgtgaccgaccttcgtcggacccggccccgaggaggtgtgaggattccatgtcctcttcggtaccaaggagtcttgatgacgggcgtcgagcaaaggctaagaagcaccgttaTTGATCTCCTTCCATgtgcggtaccgagagctccggggagccgagggattcggcacccgagaagcttcggcgccgggaggaccgctcaccctctatacaggaggtgctgatgcgtcggtcttctggcagcctggtgccggctctcgagccccctcagattctgccgcTGGCTCCTAcaccggccccccagcctttTCTGATGGAAGCTCTCAACTAGcgtatcagggcccttcttccagagcttctaggGGGACTGCTACGCCAGTCTACTttggtgccaggggtgcttgcgccttctgcaccgactgtggaagcggcatctggtccttcgcctatggtgaggtccccgtccttggtgccgcttgcggcatTGGCTTTGGCCGCTACCCGGGTCGATTCtccgtcggtggaggaagcttcgccacagtccaggcaggctcgggttcgggctgctcttagagagcttttgtctgataccgatgatgagtgctcgtgagaggaagaggaagatcccagatacttttctgaagaagagtcacatggggttccctctgatcctactccgccaattGAAAGAAGGTTGtctccagacttcaggcccactacagactagcatcagatgcctttctcctgcattgggggacaggccttctgtatgcgtatcctcccatacctctagtagggaagactttgctgaaactcaagcaagagcgctcccttctggcctcttcagatctggtttcctcttcatctggagttgtcctctgaagaaccgtagagattggagtgttttccgaccctcatcacccagcaCGAGGGGTTGAttttacatcccaacctccagtctttggctctcatggcctggatgttgagagcttagaagttgcctccttaggtctttcggagggtgtctcccgagtcttgcttccaggaaagattccacaaaaaagtgttattctttcaaatggaggaggtttgccatctggtgtgacagcaaggccctagatcctttttcttgtcctacatggaccctgcttgactaccttctacatttatcagagtctggtctcaagaccaactctgtaagagttcaccttagtgcaatcagtgcttatcaccatgtagaggatgagcctatctctggacagcctttagttgttcgctttatgagaggtttgttattgtcaaagccccctgtcaaacctcctccagtgtcatgggatctcaacgtcgttctcacccagttgatgaaagctccttttgagccactgagttctgccatctgaagtacttgacctggaaggtcattttcttggtgactgttacttcagctcgtagagtcagtgagctccaagccctggtagtgcacgcaccttatatcaagtttcatcataacagagtagtcctctgcactcaccctaagttcttgtcgaaagtggtgtcagagttccatctgaacaagtcagttgtcttgccaacatttttttccctgtcctcatacctgccctggtgaAGACATATTGcgcaccttggactgtaagagagcactggccttttacgtggagcggacaaagtcctatagacagtccgcccagttgtttgtttctttcgatcccaacatgaggggagtcgccatcagaaaatgcacaatctctaattggctagcggattgcatatcctttatttatgcccaagctgggctgactctagagggccatgtcacggctcataatgtcagagctatggctgcgtcagttgctcacttgaagtcagcgtttattgaagagatttgcaaggctgcaacgtggtcatcagtccacacattcatatctctctacttccttcagcaggatacctgacacgacagtcggtttgggcagtcggtgctgcagaatctgttcggggtttagaatccaactccaccctcctaggcccatttctgttctgttccaggctgcactctcaattagttgtgtttcttttcaggttaaGCTCTGTTCTGTCCTcgtcgttgcgaggcccagttgaccaatgtttattgttttgagtgagcctgggggctagggataccccaatcgtgagaacaagcagcctgcttgtccttgaagaaagtaaagatacatacctgtagcaggtattctccgaggacagcaggctgattgttctcacaaacccaccctcctcccctttggagttgttctagtCTCtggtttgctttttattaaactgagggaGTCACACTCACGCCGCGGTTGGGAAGTcattcgcgcatgcgcggtgtgctctGCCCACGCAACGGAGCGTTCTTCAGagactttttaatttttgcttGGAAAAATTTTCCCGGTCTCCTGGGCCACCACAGGCatcgacccaatcgtgagaacaatcagcctgctctcctcggagaatacctgctacaggtatgtatcttcacttaatgggcagactggatggactgtacaggtctttatctgctgccatctacAATGTTATTATGTAAGGAGCtgccttgggatttgaatttgggcTTTGTTTCCCAGTCTGCTCTCTAACCATAGGTTATTCCTCTGCCCCTTGCAGGCTGAATATCCCTATGTATTCACTCCTATttggatgagtagcctaatggttaatgcaatggcctgagaaccaagggaactgggttcaattcccattgcagttctttgtgactctgagcaagtcactgaaccttccattaccccaggtacaaaacaagtaactgtaaactactttgattgcaACTACAGgaatgcggtatatcaaatcccttttcCTATCTCTTCCCTTCGTATATGTTAGCTCAGAGTTTAAGAACTGAGACTTTTCTGTGCACTTTGAAATACTTTTGTCATTAAGTCAATGACTTACCCCAAAAGAGAACAGTAAGATACTATATCCATAAATATTACAAGTCATTCTCCTATAAGTTATTGCAAAGATCATATTAAATGATATTATATTGATAATATATATAGATTGGATTTCTATGTGATTTCCATGATTTACCAATGTCTTACTTAAGTTACTtttactcccccccctcccccccccaaatatgtgaTGTGATATTAATATCTGTAGtaggaaatgaaatttaaaatataTTCTCTGTTAACAAGCAGGATGTCATTGGACAGTAAAGTGTGTGATATCATTGAACAATACTGGGATTGTACAGCTCTTACAGAGCTCATAATTAGTATAACATTCTGAGCATGTATGGCAGCGGTGCTCAGTGTCTATCCTTGaggaccacaacccagtcagattttcaggatttcttcaTTGAATttgtatgagatctgtttgcatattatggaggcagtgtattcaaATAAATTTTGTTCATGTTCATTGTTTCTTCACTAccaattttctttattgaattacTAAATACAACTTTTAAAACCTGTCTAGCTTTTACTGCCTGTGGACTAGATCATCAAAACACATATTAAAGCGGTTTCCCTTCCACAGCTGTAACCAATCAATAATGGCCACTTTTCAGATGACTTAAAAAAAATTCAGTCTCTTCCAAAGTTCTCTGTAGTCCTCCGAACTTCCATATGATATTGTACTGTTGCTTGTTTCATACACCACTCTTCATGAATGCATCCAAAGTGTTATCACTAATTAAATTTATAATGAAATGTCTCCACGAGATTGTATTTTGAGCAAATTCTCAATCAATTTAGTCCTACAGGAGTTTTCGCCAGCTCTTTTCTCCACCATAGTCCTTAGTCTCTACAAACGTCTCGTTTCACCATATGGCATCTTCAGGACTAAACATCTTTTCAAAAAACATTCGCAATATCTCTGTCTTGTAACTCTAGATCCTGCATCATTCTCTAGATGAACAACCGCAACCCAGCATAAGAAAAGTTTTCTACCCTTCTATAGGCAAGCACAACATGCCCAGTGTCAGCATTATGCTAGGCCATGCCAAAAGGCTGCCAAAGCAAATTGCTGCTGTTTAACCTAAACAGCCACCTTCCTTTTGACTGCATTGTCTGAATACTGCCAGATCCTTTTATCAATACCCATTCTGCCCTGCCTGTAGGGGGTTGGGTGTAGTTCTTCAGGAATGGCAGAAGATAACAGTTTTTCGAGTACCCAACATTGTAAAATTTGACTACCATCTCAGGTTTCTGTCAGTTCCTTCCTAAAGATTGGTCAACATCATACAAAAGTTTTACTTCTTGCATAAGCCAGTGGACTAGAACCTGTTCCAAAACAGGAAATGAATAGGGATTACGTTCTATATAGTACCTCATTCCTAAAAATACTACAAGATTATGTTCTACCCTGAAACTCAGACTTTCATCTCATTCTTTTCAAAGGAAACTTCAGATTGAACACACCTTACATGCCCCCCTGCTTGAACAAAGGAGATGGGCTATATTCGCAGGCAGAATTTTCATTCTGCAAGCCAGCtattaacaatacaaagtattttccctctttcttcagCAGCCAGTATTTCCACCAAACAGCACACTGaaagaagtccaaaaaggtgcctattttacagAAGCAATATAGTTGCCGtttgggcttattttcaaagattTACGAAGTTCCAAagtttactatggggctcattttcaaagaacttagacttacaaagcttcataggtttctatgtaacttttgTACTAGGCTGTGCATTTGATTCACTATTCTGTAAACAATTTACGAATTTgataaaatattatagaaaaaagtTGTACAGGAATCAGAGAGAAAAGtcttttaa is a window of Microcaecilia unicolor chromosome 2, aMicUni1.1, whole genome shotgun sequence DNA encoding:
- the RNF170 gene encoding E3 ubiquitin-protein ligase RNF170 isoform X3: MSCPVCLQQATLPVETNCGHLFCGPCIIAYWRYGSWLGAISCPICRQTITLLFPLFGEENQQPEAVQVLQYVLDYNRRFSGQPRSIMERIMDLPTLLRHAFREMFSVGGLFWMFRIRIVLCLIGALLYLASPLDFIPEALFGILGFLDDFFVIFLLLIYISIMYREVVTQRLTR